One window from the genome of Macaca fascicularis isolate 582-1 chromosome 7, T2T-MFA8v1.1 encodes:
- the CYP1A2 gene encoding LOW QUALITY PROTEIN: cytochrome P450 1A2 (The sequence of the model RefSeq protein was modified relative to this genomic sequence to represent the inferred CDS: substituted 1 base at 1 genomic stop codon) translates to MALSQSVPFSATELLLASAIFCLVFWVLRGSRPRVPKGLKSPPEPWGWPLLGHVLTLGKNPHLALSRMSQLYGDVLQIRIGSTPVLVLSGLDTIRQALVRQGDDFKGWPDLYSFTFITDGQSMSFSPDSGPVWAARRRLAQNALNTFSIASDPASSSSCYLEEHVSKEAEALISRLQELMAGPGHFNPYNQVVVSVANVIGAMCFGQHFPESSDEMLSLVKNSHEFVESASSGNPVDFFPILCYLPNPALQRFKAFNQRFRRFLQKTVQEHYQDFDKNSVQDITGALFKHSKKGPRASGNLIPQEKIVNLVNDIFGAGFDTIATAISWSLMYLVTKPEIQRKIQKELDAVIGRGRRPRLSDRPQLPYXEAFILETFRHSSFVPFTIPHSTTRDTTLNGFYIPRECCVFINQWQVNHDPQLWGDPSEFRPERFLTAEGTTINKPLSEKIMLFGLGKRRCIGEVLGKWEVFLFLAILLQQLEFSVPPGVKVDLTPIYGLTMKHARCEHFQARLRFSIK, encoded by the exons ATGGCATTGTCCCAGTCTGTTCCCTTCTCGGCCACAGAGCTTCTCCTGGCCTCTGCCATCTTCTGCCTGGTATTCTGGGTGCTCAGGGGTTCGAGGCCTCGGGTCCCCAAAGGCCTGAAAAGTCCACCAGAGCCATGGGGCTGGCCCCTGCTCGGGCATGTGCTGACCCTGGGGAAGAACCCGCACCTGGCACTGTCAAGGATGAGCCAGCTCTATGGAGACGTGCTGCAGATCCGCATTGGCTCCACACCCGTGCTGGTGCTGAGCGGCCTGGATACCATCCGGCAGGCCCTGGTGCGGCAGGGCGACGATTTCAAGGGCTGGCCTGACCTCTACAGCTTCACCTTCATCACTGATGGCCAGAGCATGTCCTTCAGCCCAGACTCTGGACCGGTGTGGGCTGCCCGCCGGCGCCTGGCCCAGAACGCCCTCAACACCTTCTCCATCGCCTCTGACCCAGCCTCCTCATCCTCCTGCTACCTGGAGGAGCATGTGagcaaggaggctgaggccctgATCAGCAGGTTGCAGGAGCTGATGGCAGGGCCTGGGCACTTCAACCCTTACAATCAAGTGGTGGTGTCGGTGGCCAACGTCATCGGTGCCATGTGCTTCGGACAGCACTTCCCCGAGAGCAGTGATGAGATGCTCAGCCTTGTGAAGAACAGTCATGAGTTCGTGGAGAGTGCCTCCTCCGGGAACCCCGTGGACTTCTTCCCTATCCTTTGCTACCTGCCCAACCCTGCCCTGCAGAGGTTCAAGGCCTTCAACCAGAGGTTCCGGCGGTTCCTGCAGAAAACAGTCCAGGAACACTATCAGGACTTTGACAAG AACAGTGTCCAGGACATCACGGGTGCCCTGTTCAAGCACAGCAAGAAGGGGCCTAGAGCCAGCGGCAACCTCATCCCCCAGGAGAAGATTGTCAACCTTGTCAATGACATCTTCGGAGCAG GATTTGACACAATTGCAACAGCCATCTCCTGGAGCCTCATGTACCTTGTGACCAAGCCCGAGATACAGAGGAAGATCCAGAAGGAGCTGG ATGCTGTGATTGGCAGGGGGCGGCGACCCCGGCTCTCTGACAGACCCCAGCTGCCCTACTAGGAGGCCTTCATCCTGGAGACCTTCCGACACTCCTCTTTCGTCCCCTTCACCATCCCCCATAG CACAACAAGGGACACAACACTGAACGGCTTCTACATCCCCAGGGAATGCTGTGTCTTCATAAACCAGTGGCAGGTCAACCACGACCC GCAGCTGTGGGGGGACCCCTCTGAGTTCCGGCCGGAGCGGTTCCTCACCGCCGAAGGCACCACCATTAACAAGCCCTTGAGTGAGAAGATAATGCTGTTTGGCCTGGGCAAGCGCCGGTGCATCGGGGAGGTCCTGGGCAAGTGGGAGGTCTTCCTCTTCCTGGCCATCCTGCTACAGCAACTGGAGTTCAGCGTGCCGCCGGGCGTGAAAGTCGACCTGACTCCCATCTACGGGCTGACCATGAAGCACGCCCGCTGTGAACACTTCCAGGCGCGGCTGCGCTTCTCCATCAAGTGA